AGGACTTCTTCCCCATCGAAGCGCTGCAAAGCCGCATTTGGGGCGATCCCGAGGACGTGATGCCGGCCCGTTCGATGATGGCCCTCGTCCATGAAGGGGGGCTGCTGGCAGCCGCTTACCTCCAGGGCGAGCCGGTGGGCTTTGTCTTCGGTTTCCCCACCCACCACCGCCAGCGCCACCATTCGCACATGATGGGGGTGCTCGAGGAGCACCGAGGAAGCGGCGCGGCTTTGCTCCTCAAGCGTTTCCAGCGCGACTGGTGCCTGAGCCGGGGCTACGAGCAGGTGGTCTGGACCTTCGACCCTCTGCGCGGGGCCAACGCCCGCTTCAACCTCTGCAAGCTGGGCGTGACCTGGAACGAGTACATCCCCAACTGCTACGGGCCGATGGGAGGAATCAACGCCGGGGCCCCCAGCGACCGAGCCTACGCGGTATGGGAGTTGCGCGCCGAGCGGGTCTACCGGCGAATCTACAGGCCCGAGCCGGAAGTCGAAGCAGCGGGGATTCCCCAGGTCAACACGGTGCGCGACGAGGTGCCGATCCAGGCAGATCTCTCCCTCGAGCATCCCCGCCTGCTGCTGCAGATCCCGGAGGATTGGGGGGCCATCCTGCGCACCGACCCTGCCCTAGCAAACGCTTGGCGCGAGCACTCCAGGGAGCTTTTCCCTCACTACTTCGCCCGGGGCTACCGCGCGGTGGACTTTCTGCGCCACCCCAACCGCTACCTCCTCGAGCGCACCCCATGATCGCCCAGCTCTGGACCGCCGAAGTGGTTTATGCCGGATTCGGCACCCCGATGCTGAACGGGGCCATCGCGGTGGTCGGGGGGCACATAGCGGGGGTGGGAGGGCTCGAGGAACTGCGCCGGGCCTTCCCCCAAGCCGAGGTCATCCACAAGGGTAAGGCCCTCACCCCGGCCCCGGCTAACGCCCATACCCACCTTGACCTCTCTGCCCTCCCTCGCTTCAGCGGGCACTACGCCGATTTCATCCGCTACGTGATCGCGAGCACAGACAAACGTGGCCTGGAGGCAGCCAAGGCCGGGTATGCCGAGCTGGCGGCCAGCGGGGTAGGAGCCTTTGGCGACATCGTAGCACGGGATGAAGTCATGGATTTCTTGCTCGAGGCCTCTGCGCTGCCCGGGGTAGCCTACCGCGAGGTGATCGGGGTCAATCCGGAAAAAGCCCAGGAGGTATTCAAGGCGATGCGGCCACGCCTTCTGGCCTGGAAGAAGCGCGAGGGAAAAGTGAGGGTGGGCCTCTCCCCCCACACCGCCCATACCGTGAGCGCCCCCCTTCTCCAAAGCCTGGCGGAGTTCGCGCGGCTCGAGGGCTTTCCGCTGCAGATCCACCTGGCCGAAAGCCCTGCCGAAGTGGAGTACCTGCGCCGCGGCAGCGGGCCGTTGGCCCCTCTCCTCGCCCCGTACCGCGGCCGCTGGGGAGCGCCGGGGGTCTCACCGGTGCAATACCTGGCCGATTTGGGGGTGCTGGGGACGAACCTGACGTTGGTCCACGGAGTGCAGGTGGATGCCGCAGACGTGCAAATCTTGGCTCAATCCGGCTGCAAGGTGGTCTCCTGCCCCCGCAGCAACCAAGGGCTGGGATGCGGCGAGTTCCCTTGGCAGCTCTACCTCAAACACGGGGTCGAAGTGGCCCTGGGCACCGACTCCAAAGCCAGCTCCCCCGACCTGGATGTGAAAAACGAAGCCCTATCCCTATGGGAAAAGGTAGACCCTCGGGTAGTGGTCCGTGCGGCCACCCGGGGTAGCTACCGGGTGCTGGGGCTCGAGCCACCCCGCCTCACCCGAGGAACCCCCGCCGCCCAGATCCATATCTGGTAAGCGCTAACATGAGGAAGCGAGGTATCGATGCAGGTCGGCCCCCTCATCCTCTATAGCGCACTGGTCGGAGCCCTTTCGGGCACTGCGGTGGCTGGGTTTTCCTGGCTGCTGCGCAACCTGCAGGGATTCTTCATGGGCGATGTTCTAGGCTACTTGCCGCCGGGGCTGGTGAGCGAGGGGGGCCTCAACCAGGCTTTCAGCGGACCGCGCCACTGGCTGGTGGTGCTGCTGATCCCGCCGGCGTTTGCCCTGGCCAGCTACATGGGCACTGGCCGGGGGTTGGCCTGGTTGCTGCACGCCTACCGCGAAGGCCGACCCATTGCCTTCGTCGAGTTCATCCGGGGCATCTTTGCCAGCCTAGTTCAGCTTTCGGTGGGTTCGCCATTGGGCCGTGAGGGGCCCATGGTAGCCATCGGGCACTGGCTGGGGGCCTCGGTGGGGAGGCGCTTTCCTCTTAGTGGAGCGGGGCGATACCTCCCCTTCGCGGGGATAGCGGCGGGGTTCGCGGCGGCCTTTCACGCTCCGGTGGCCGGAGCCCTGCTGGCCAGCGAGATCCTGTTTCGTGGGCTGGCGCTCGAGGTCGCCGCCCTAGCCCCGGCATTGATCGGGGCGTTGGCCGGATTCACCGTGTACGGGGCATTGATCGGCTACCAACCCCTACTCGAGCTGCCCCCAGCGGTGATCTCCTGGTCGCAACTGGCTTTCGGTTTGTTGATCGGGTTGTTGGCCGCGGGAGTGGGCACGCTCTGGCTCGAGGGATCGCGCATCCTGGGCGGAATGTTGCGCCGTTTCCCTTTTCCGTTGCGGCATGGGCTGTTGGGCCTGGCCCTGGCCCTGGCGCTGGTGTTCTTACCGGAAGCCCTGGGCGATGGCCTGGCGTGGGTACAGCTGGGGCTGTCTCCGATTCTGGGGCTGGAGTTTCTGGCCATCACCTTTTTGGTGCGCTTTGCGATCGTGGTGCTGGCGGGTGGGGTACGAGCTTACGGCGGCTACCTCACCCCTGCGCTCACCATGGGCGGGCTACTGGGTCTCATCCTCTCTCTGAGCGTTCCCAGCTTTGCTCCGCCGGTAGAGGTCACCACGCTGGCGGGGATGTGTGCCCTGCTGGCCGGGGTGACCCGTGCCCCTTTTGCCGCGGTGGTACTGGCGGGGGAAATCGGTGGCTACAGCCAGCTACCTCTGGTGCTGCCGGCGGTGTTCGTGGCCTACGCCCTCACCAGCGCTCAAACCTACCCCGATGAGTTGCCGCAGGCGCTCGGTCCGGAACCCCTGTCCCCCACCGCGGATGAGGGCCCTAGCCCGGCAGATACCCCAGCGGCAGAGGTCCCTCGCTCTGAAAGCGTTCAGCAAACTTCACCCCAGCTTCCTGACCCAGCCGAGCCCGGCTCGCCCGAAAAGCCTCGGGAGAGTATTCCCAGCGATAAAAGGCCTGGTACAACCTAAAGACCTCCTCGGCCACCTCGATGGTCTCGCTGATGTCCACGTAGATAGCAGGCCGGGGCAGATCGCTGCGGTAGTAGTGCAGAAGACGGACGGGAGAACGGTGGGCCTCGAGCGCCACCCCACCGCCATTTTCCCCTAGCCCCTCAGGCCGGGATGAGGCCCTGGTTCCGGCCACCTCGGCAACGGAGGCCAGGGCGGGCGGCTGAGCCCTAACCCCCACCAGCTTGGGAATGCGGCAAAACTTGAGCGCCGAGAGCGTAGCCCAGTAGGCCGCGCGATGATCGGGATGGACGTCGTAGGGGTCCCAGGTGAAGACCACGTCGGGTTTCCAGGCGGCAATCTTCTGCGCCAACATCAGCGCCTCTTCGCGTCCGCCGGTGAGGCCAGCGTCGGGGTAGCCCAAGAACTCATACTCGGCCCCCAGGATCTGGGCTACCGCACGCCCGTGCCCCTCACGGATTTGGGCCACCTCCTCGGGTGGGGTGTCGCCGAACTGGCTGGCGAGTTCACCCCGGGTGAGCCAAACCAGCTTGACCGCGTCTCCCCGGCGGGCATGC
This portion of the Meiothermus sp. Pnk-1 genome encodes:
- a CDS encoding amidohydrolase family protein, coding for MIAQLWTAEVVYAGFGTPMLNGAIAVVGGHIAGVGGLEELRRAFPQAEVIHKGKALTPAPANAHTHLDLSALPRFSGHYADFIRYVIASTDKRGLEAAKAGYAELAASGVGAFGDIVARDEVMDFLLEASALPGVAYREVIGVNPEKAQEVFKAMRPRLLAWKKREGKVRVGLSPHTAHTVSAPLLQSLAEFARLEGFPLQIHLAESPAEVEYLRRGSGPLAPLLAPYRGRWGAPGVSPVQYLADLGVLGTNLTLVHGVQVDAADVQILAQSGCKVVSCPRSNQGLGCGEFPWQLYLKHGVEVALGTDSKASSPDLDVKNEALSLWEKVDPRVVVRAATRGSYRVLGLEPPRLTRGTPAAQIHIW
- a CDS encoding PIG-L deacetylase family protein encodes the protein MRLMAIFPHPDDEIGVSGTLAKHARRGDAVKLVWLTRGELASQFGDTPPEEVAQIREGHGRAVAQILGAEYEFLGYPDAGLTGGREEALMLAQKIAAWKPDVVFTWDPYDVHPDHRAAYWATLSALKFCRIPKLVGVRAQPPALASVAEVAGTRASSRPEGLGENGGGVALEAHRSPVRLLHYYRSDLPRPAIYVDISETIEVAEEVFRLYQAFYRWEYSPEAFRASRARLGQEAGVKFAERFQSEGPLPLGYLPG
- a CDS encoding GNAT family N-acetyltransferase, which codes for MIVQELHDPQDFFPIEALQSRIWGDPEDVMPARSMMALVHEGGLLAAAYLQGEPVGFVFGFPTHHRQRHHSHMMGVLEEHRGSGAALLLKRFQRDWCLSRGYEQVVWTFDPLRGANARFNLCKLGVTWNEYIPNCYGPMGGINAGAPSDRAYAVWELRAERVYRRIYRPEPEVEAAGIPQVNTVRDEVPIQADLSLEHPRLLLQIPEDWGAILRTDPALANAWREHSRELFPHYFARGYRAVDFLRHPNRYLLERTP